One window of the Actinomycetota bacterium genome contains the following:
- a CDS encoding LLM class flavin-dependent oxidoreductase: MPRRFGRWSVGRRAYHRDRHGRRSVPARGRGPGGPRPCRGTVPPERIRVGSGVVWTRNVGLLAATFVTLDDLAPGRITLGIGAWWDPLAQKVGIERRGPLAVMREVVEATRRLIAMEHVTFEGVHVHLDGVEIGVVHGDRSPRDVPIYIGAMGMKMMELAGEIGDGVLLNYLVGPRYNATAVEHLAAGAARAGRDVGDIDRPQLVVCSLDDDRSLALDRVRELVTQYLGQQPHIGKASGVDEDLLERVRQVLTWPAGPEEIHAAMALVPDDVVQMVAAAGTADECRAKVREFVGAGSTCPILYPLGDDVRAMIDAFAEGDF; this comes from the coding sequence ATGCCTCGACGTTTCGGGAGGTGGTCCGTGGGCCGACGCGCATATCATCGAGACAGGCATGGACGCCGATCGGTTCCCGCGCGAGGTCGTGGACCAGGGGGTCCTCGACCGTGCCGTGGAACGGTTCCGCCCGAGCGGATCCGCGTCGGATCGGGAGTCGTCTGGACGCGCAACGTCGGCCTGCTCGCCGCCACGTTCGTCACCCTGGACGACCTGGCCCCGGGCCGCATCACGCTCGGGATCGGAGCGTGGTGGGATCCACTGGCTCAGAAGGTGGGGATCGAACGCCGCGGTCCCCTCGCCGTGATGCGGGAGGTCGTCGAGGCGACCCGGCGCCTCATCGCGATGGAACACGTCACCTTCGAGGGAGTGCACGTGCATCTCGACGGCGTGGAGATCGGCGTGGTGCACGGCGATCGTTCCCCGCGCGACGTGCCGATCTACATCGGTGCGATGGGCATGAAGATGATGGAGCTCGCGGGGGAGATCGGCGACGGTGTCCTGCTCAACTACCTCGTGGGACCGCGCTACAACGCGACGGCGGTGGAGCACCTTGCAGCGGGTGCCGCGCGCGCGGGCCGCGACGTCGGGGACATCGACCGTCCGCAGCTCGTGGTCTGTTCACTCGACGACGATCGTTCACTCGCGCTCGACCGCGTTCGCGAACTGGTGACGCAGTACCTCGGGCAACAGCCGCACATCGGCAAGGCGAGCGGCGTCGACGAGGACCTTCTCGAGCGGGTCCGTCAAGTGCTCACGTGGCCGGCCGGACCGGAAGAGATCCACGCGGCGATGGCGCTCGTGCCTGACGACGTCGTGCAGATGGTGGCCGCGGCGGGCACCGCCGACGAATGCCGGGCGAAGGTGCGCGAGTTCGTCGGCGCCGGCAGCACCTGCCCGATCTTGTACCCGCTCGGCGACGACGTACGGGCGATGATCGACGCGTTCGCCGAGGGAGACTTCTAG
- a CDS encoding (2Fe-2S)-binding protein, whose product MHVRLRVNGEWREGDAWEGASLLTMLRESLGLLGSKNACEQGECGSCSVWLDGEVVCACLVLAAQAEGREVRTVEGLADDVGLHPVQEAFVAAGAVQCGFCTPGLVVAVADLLDRDPSLDEPALREALAGNICRCTGYEKILDAVRLAAAAKQGGAW is encoded by the coding sequence ATGCACGTGCGGCTCAGGGTGAACGGCGAGTGGCGCGAGGGCGATGCCTGGGAGGGCGCCAGCCTCTTGACGATGCTCCGCGAGTCGCTGGGCCTGCTCGGCTCGAAGAACGCCTGCGAGCAGGGGGAGTGCGGGTCCTGCTCGGTGTGGCTCGACGGCGAGGTCGTCTGCGCCTGCCTCGTGCTCGCCGCCCAGGCCGAGGGCCGCGAGGTCCGCACCGTCGAGGGACTCGCCGACGACGTGGGGCTCCATCCGGTCCAGGAGGCTTTCGTCGCCGCCGGGGCGGTCCAGTGCGGCTTCTGCACGCCGGGTCTCGTGGTGGCGGTGGCCGACCTGCTGGACCGCGATCCGTCGCTCGACGAACCCGCGCTCCGCGAGGCGCTCGCCGGCAACATCTGTCGATGCACCGGGTACGAGAAGATCCTCGACGCCGTCCGACTCGCGGCGGCCGCGAAACAGGGGGGTGCGTGGTGA
- a CDS encoding 8-oxoguanine deaminase yields MVTRLLVDACDVVVTMDDAGTEIEGGSVLLDDGAIAWVGTGVPPAEPDERLDGRGTIAVPGLVNTHHHLFQTLTRSHAQERGLFDWLVALYPIWGGLDAAWARTATLVGLAELALSGCTTSTDHHYLFPRGRAGVLEATIEAAGELGMRFHPTRGSMDLGVAQGGLPPDDVCQDTDEILVETEEAVRRFHDPSPGAMVRVAVAPCSPFSVSERLMRESADLARRLGVRLHTHLAETFEEEAYCSERYGRRPTELMDEWGWLGDDVWLAHCVHLDDEDVRRIAGSGAGVAWCPSSNLRLGAGMAPARALLDAGSVVGLGVDGSASNDAGDLAAEVRQALLVTRGAHGARSISAREALRVATRGGAACLGRDDIGSIEAGNRADLALFPADGLATAGADIDPVAALVLCRPGRVRHLLVEGRFVVRDGTLATGDEVAIARDGHRTAREIAKGAGR; encoded by the coding sequence GTGGTGACGCGCCTCCTCGTCGACGCCTGCGACGTGGTCGTGACGATGGACGACGCCGGCACCGAGATCGAGGGTGGATCCGTCCTGCTCGACGACGGTGCGATCGCGTGGGTGGGCACCGGCGTGCCTCCCGCCGAGCCCGACGAGCGTCTGGACGGGCGTGGCACGATCGCGGTCCCGGGCCTCGTGAACACGCACCATCACCTCTTCCAGACGCTCACCCGCTCGCACGCGCAGGAGCGTGGGTTGTTCGACTGGCTGGTCGCGCTCTATCCGATCTGGGGTGGTCTGGACGCCGCGTGGGCGCGCACCGCGACGCTCGTGGGGCTCGCCGAGCTCGCACTGAGCGGCTGCACGACGAGCACGGATCACCACTACCTCTTCCCGCGCGGACGGGCCGGCGTGCTCGAGGCCACGATCGAGGCCGCGGGCGAGCTCGGGATGCGATTCCATCCCACCCGCGGGTCGATGGACCTGGGCGTCGCCCAGGGCGGGCTGCCTCCCGACGACGTGTGTCAGGACACCGACGAGATCCTCGTCGAGACCGAGGAGGCCGTGCGGCGCTTCCACGATCCGTCGCCCGGGGCGATGGTCCGGGTCGCCGTCGCTCCGTGTTCCCCGTTCTCCGTCTCCGAGCGATTGATGCGCGAGTCGGCGGATCTCGCCCGTCGGCTCGGCGTGCGGCTCCATACGCACCTCGCGGAGACGTTCGAGGAGGAGGCGTACTGCAGCGAGCGCTATGGCCGGCGCCCGACCGAGCTGATGGACGAGTGGGGATGGCTCGGTGACGACGTGTGGCTCGCCCATTGCGTGCACCTCGACGACGAGGACGTGAGGCGGATCGCCGGATCGGGCGCCGGGGTCGCCTGGTGCCCGAGTTCGAACCTGCGGCTCGGCGCGGGCATGGCGCCGGCCCGTGCGCTGCTGGACGCGGGCAGCGTGGTCGGGCTCGGCGTCGACGGCTCGGCGTCCAACGATGCGGGCGACCTCGCCGCCGAGGTCCGTCAGGCGTTGCTCGTGACGCGCGGCGCCCACGGTGCGAGGTCGATCTCGGCGCGTGAGGCGTTGCGGGTCGCCACGCGTGGGGGCGCCGCCTGCCTCGGCCGTGACGACATCGGTTCGATCGAGGCCGGGAACCGCGCCGACCTGGCCCTGTTCCCGGCCGACGGCCTCGCGACCGCCGGGGCCGACATCGACCCCGTGGCGGCGCTCGTGCTCTGCCGGCCGGGGCGGGTCCGTCACCTCCTGGTCGAGGGGCGGTTCGTCGTCAGGGACGGAACGCTCGCGACGGGCGACGAGGTCGCGATCGCGCGGGACGGGCATCGGACCGCCAGGGAGATCGCCAAAGGGGCCGGCCGATGA
- the pucD gene encoding xanthine dehydrogenase subunit D: protein MSAPRSVRTRMRGGVGESARRPDGIPKVKGAFAYGSDLWDERMLIGATLRSPHPFATIRAIDASGALALQGVHAVLLAEDVPGDPNYGLEFRDQPVLAADVVRYAGEPVAIVAAESPELAARAVELIDVDYDLREPLTDMEHALAPDAPRLHGWGNVVRHLRIEHGDPEVDADVWIDGYYETAWQDQAPLGPEGGLAVPAEDGGIELFVTTQWLHVDRLQIAPCLRLPEDKVRIHLAGIGGAFGSREDLHVQIHSCMLALRTGRPVKMTYGREESFSGHVHRHPSRVWIRHGATREGDLVCVRARVLIDGGAYSSSSPAVIGNATSFAAGPYEVPNALLEGSAVYTNNPPCGAMRGFGAPQVAFAVEGQMDKLADALGIDRVELRRRNALRSGSVLPTGQVLQGSAPLPEVIDACTSMPLPAHVDPADRDPVTLPGGAGNVGRGEGLRRGMGFALGFKNIGYSEGFDDFHQARVTLSRGTDGPIAEVRTAAVEVGQGLGAVMTQVVRTELGVENVVLHTADTELESAGSTSASRQTLMASGALQLACRGVLEELGRRAGAPLADGTTTIEEGSVAVEGRAVGDLMDLLEEPVAATRTFRHRPTTPMDEKGQGDLHPMFSFAAMRAVVDVDRDLGLVRVVHLDSVVDVGTAINPQLVEGQSEGGAAMGLGLAVMEELQVRDGVIRNPSFTDYLLPTILDAPSIDTVIVEEPEPGAPFGVKGVGESATIVALPAVVAAIRDATGLELNRAPVRPDDIAGLTGPVTTGGWPPVPDVPGEEPVPTYQGALLSQRATGGGVDP from the coding sequence ATGAGCGCGCCCCGCTCAGTTCGGACCAGGATGCGGGGCGGCGTCGGCGAGTCGGCGCGCCGACCCGACGGGATCCCGAAGGTGAAGGGCGCGTTCGCCTACGGCAGCGACCTGTGGGACGAGCGCATGCTGATCGGCGCGACGCTCCGGAGCCCGCATCCGTTCGCGACGATCCGTGCGATCGATGCGTCGGGCGCCCTCGCGCTGCAGGGTGTGCACGCCGTGCTCCTCGCCGAGGATGTGCCCGGCGACCCCAACTACGGCCTCGAGTTCAGGGATCAGCCGGTGCTCGCCGCCGACGTGGTCCGCTACGCCGGCGAGCCCGTCGCGATCGTCGCCGCGGAGTCGCCGGAACTGGCGGCGCGCGCCGTGGAGCTGATCGATGTCGACTACGACCTCCGCGAGCCCCTCACCGATATGGAGCACGCGCTCGCGCCCGACGCCCCGAGGCTCCACGGGTGGGGGAACGTGGTCCGCCACCTCCGCATCGAGCACGGCGATCCAGAGGTCGACGCCGACGTCTGGATCGACGGCTACTACGAGACCGCCTGGCAGGACCAGGCCCCGCTCGGCCCGGAGGGCGGCCTGGCGGTTCCCGCCGAGGACGGCGGCATCGAGCTCTTCGTCACCACCCAGTGGCTCCACGTGGACCGGCTGCAGATCGCGCCCTGTCTCAGGCTCCCCGAGGACAAGGTGCGGATCCATCTCGCGGGCATCGGCGGCGCGTTCGGGTCACGCGAAGACCTCCACGTGCAGATCCATTCGTGCATGCTCGCGCTGCGCACCGGCAGGCCCGTGAAGATGACCTACGGCCGGGAGGAATCCTTCTCCGGACACGTCCACCGTCATCCGTCGCGGGTCTGGATCCGCCACGGCGCGACCCGCGAAGGTGATCTCGTCTGCGTGCGCGCCCGCGTGCTGATCGACGGCGGCGCGTACTCCTCGTCCTCGCCCGCGGTGATCGGCAACGCCACGTCGTTCGCTGCCGGTCCGTACGAGGTGCCCAACGCGCTGTTGGAAGGGAGCGCGGTCTACACGAACAATCCGCCGTGCGGGGCGATGCGTGGGTTCGGCGCGCCGCAGGTGGCGTTCGCGGTCGAGGGGCAGATGGACAAGCTCGCGGACGCGCTCGGCATCGACCGCGTCGAGCTCCGTCGTCGGAACGCCCTGCGCAGCGGCTCGGTGCTCCCGACGGGCCAGGTGCTGCAGGGGAGCGCGCCGCTCCCCGAGGTGATCGATGCCTGCACGTCGATGCCGCTGCCGGCGCATGTCGACCCCGCCGATCGCGACCCGGTCACGCTCCCGGGGGGTGCGGGCAACGTCGGCCGCGGCGAGGGGCTGCGCCGGGGCATGGGGTTCGCGCTCGGCTTCAAGAACATCGGCTACAGCGAGGGGTTCGACGACTTCCATCAGGCGCGCGTCACGCTTTCCCGAGGCACCGACGGGCCGATCGCCGAAGTGCGGACCGCCGCGGTCGAGGTCGGCCAGGGCCTCGGAGCCGTGATGACCCAGGTGGTGCGCACCGAGCTCGGGGTCGAGAACGTCGTCCTGCACACCGCCGACACCGAGCTGGAGTCTGCGGGTTCGACGTCGGCCTCACGGCAGACGCTGATGGCGAGCGGAGCGCTGCAGCTCGCCTGCCGGGGCGTGCTCGAGGAGCTGGGCCGCCGGGCGGGGGCGCCCTTGGCCGACGGGACCACGACCATCGAGGAAGGCAGCGTCGCGGTCGAGGGCCGGGCCGTCGGCGATCTGATGGACCTGCTCGAGGAGCCCGTGGCGGCGACCCGCACGTTCCGCCACCGGCCCACGACGCCGATGGACGAGAAGGGGCAGGGCGACCTCCACCCGATGTTCTCGTTCGCCGCGATGCGGGCGGTGGTGGACGTCGACCGCGACCTCGGCCTGGTGCGCGTCGTGCACCTGGATTCGGTCGTCGACGTGGGCACGGCGATCAACCCGCAGCTCGTCGAGGGGCAGAGCGAGGGCGGCGCGGCGATGGGGCTCGGGCTCGCCGTGATGGAGGAGCTCCAGGTGCGCGACGGCGTGATCCGCAACCCCTCGTTCACCGACTACCTGCTCCCCACGATCCTCGATGCCCCCTCGATCGACACCGTCATCGTGGAAGAACCCGAGCCCGGCGCCCCCTTCGGCGTGAAGGGCGTGGGCGAGTCGGCGACGATCGTGGCGCTGCCTGCAGTGGTGGCGGCGATCCGCGACGCCACCGGGCTCGAGCTGAACCGAGCGCCGGTGCGCCCCGACGACATCGCGGGGCTCACGGGCCCCGTCACGACCGGCGGATGGCCCCCCGTGCCCGACGTGCCGGGGGAGGAGCCCGTCCCGACCTATCAGGGGGCGCTGCTGTCGCAACGCGCGACCGGAGGAGGTGTTGACCCGTGA
- a CDS encoding saccharopine dehydrogenase C-terminal domain-containing protein, giving the protein MRILVVGSGGVGSAFAPIAARRDFYEHVVFADIDGAKAQRIVDRYGSGGRFAAAKVDATNATQVADAARAHDCDIILNAADPRFVMPVFLGALEAGVNYMDMAMSLSEPHPQRPYEEVGKKLGDDQFAMSDLWEDRGALALVGIGIEPGAADVFARYAADHLFGRIDEVGVRDGANLEIEGYDFAPTFSIWTTIEECLNPPVIWEKDRGWFTTAPFSEPEMFSFPEGIGEVECVNVEHEEVLLVPRWVDCRRVTFKYGLGDEFIQVLETLHKLGLDRVEKVNVRGAEVSPRDVVAAALPDPMTLGDTMTGKTCAGTWVTGTGTDGAPREVYLYHVVDNEQTWKDDGAQAVVWQTAINPVIALELLANGTWAGAGVLGPEAFDAVPFLDLLNEHDSPWGMTEMTPRTA; this is encoded by the coding sequence ATGAGGATCTTGGTGGTGGGTTCCGGGGGCGTGGGCTCCGCGTTCGCTCCGATCGCGGCCCGGCGGGACTTCTACGAGCACGTCGTGTTCGCCGACATCGACGGGGCGAAGGCGCAGCGCATCGTCGACCGCTACGGCTCCGGGGGCCGGTTCGCCGCGGCCAAGGTCGACGCGACCAACGCGACGCAGGTGGCCGACGCCGCTCGCGCCCACGACTGCGACATCATCCTGAACGCGGCCGACCCTCGCTTCGTGATGCCCGTCTTCCTGGGCGCTCTCGAGGCCGGTGTGAACTACATGGACATGGCGATGTCGCTCTCCGAGCCCCACCCCCAGCGTCCGTACGAGGAGGTCGGGAAGAAGCTCGGCGACGATCAGTTCGCGATGTCGGACCTGTGGGAAGACCGCGGGGCGCTCGCTCTCGTCGGCATCGGCATCGAGCCGGGAGCAGCCGACGTGTTCGCCCGGTACGCGGCCGACCATCTGTTCGGCCGCATCGACGAGGTGGGCGTTCGCGACGGCGCGAACCTCGAGATCGAGGGGTACGACTTCGCGCCGACGTTCTCGATCTGGACCACGATCGAGGAGTGTCTGAACCCGCCGGTGATCTGGGAGAAGGACCGCGGATGGTTCACCACCGCGCCGTTCAGCGAGCCGGAGATGTTCTCGTTCCCCGAGGGCATCGGCGAGGTCGAGTGCGTGAACGTCGAGCACGAGGAGGTGCTGCTCGTGCCGCGGTGGGTCGACTGCCGTCGCGTCACGTTCAAGTACGGCCTCGGCGACGAGTTCATCCAGGTGCTCGAGACCCTGCATAAGCTCGGACTCGACCGCGTGGAGAAGGTGAACGTACGCGGGGCGGAGGTCTCGCCGCGCGATGTCGTCGCGGCGGCGCTGCCCGACCCTATGACGCTCGGCGACACGATGACGGGGAAGACGTGCGCGGGCACGTGGGTGACCGGCACCGGCACCGACGGAGCTCCCCGCGAGGTCTACCTCTACCACGTCGTCGACAACGAGCAGACGTGGAAGGACGACGGCGCGCAGGCGGTCGTGTGGCAGACGGCGATCAACCCCGTGATCGCCCTCGAGCTCCTCGCGAACGGCACCTGGGCGGGCGCAGGCGTGCTTGGGCCCGAGGCGTTCGATGCCGTGCCGTTCCTCGACCTGTTGAACGAGCACGACAGTCCGTGGGGCATGACCGAGATGACGCCGCGGACCGCGTGA
- a CDS encoding SRPBCC family protein, with the protein MAHRVERVIETACSPERAFDFVADFSTTEEWDPGIPRARRLDEDPIGLGSRFELLSRFGSTEQTIVYEITAYERPSSVTFVGDGKNFHGVDVISFAPREDGGTHVTYVADLGLKGPTSIALPFLRGRLDQMSDRAVAGLKKALDARV; encoded by the coding sequence ATGGCTCACCGCGTGGAACGTGTGATCGAGACCGCCTGCTCCCCCGAGCGCGCGTTCGACTTCGTCGCGGACTTCTCCACCACCGAGGAGTGGGACCCCGGCATCCCGCGGGCTCGCAGGCTGGACGAGGACCCGATCGGCCTCGGCAGCCGCTTCGAGCTGCTCTCCCGGTTCGGCTCGACCGAACAGACGATCGTCTACGAGATCACCGCCTACGAACGCCCGAGCAGTGTCACATTCGTCGGTGACGGGAAGAACTTCCACGGCGTCGACGTGATCTCGTTCGCCCCGCGTGAGGACGGAGGCACCCACGTGACCTACGTGGCCGACCTCGGCCTCAAGGGGCCGACATCGATCGCGCTGCCGTTCCTCCGGGGCCGCCTCGACCAGATGAGCGACCGGGCGGTCGCGGGGCTGAAGAAGGCGCTCGACGCGCGCGTCTGA
- a CDS encoding EAL domain-containing protein — MVTERDPASALDAAGARFAAMIEPGSLLEATPECLVVASTDGRIVFANQRVQELTGFGRDELVGRSVELLVAADLLDLGTGDRVEAVCGTSEGGTVPVEVHVGRIDGPAPLMVVTLRDATELQAGREARFEAEAKYRALVEQIPAVVYLDPVDENADSIYVSPQVVTLLGIDPDEWLTDPYCWRKHVHPEDLDRAWDEYEQAFKEHTTLNHEYRMVHEDGTIKWVLEQAYPIKDEQGEPWLIQGVIFDITARKAAEDQVAFLAYHDKLTGLPNRLLFEEMLENAISRARRHDLGVGVIFVDLDNFKLVNDSLGHAAGDQLLAQLAERLRVYTRETDLVARQGGDEFLLLLSDLDRTHDTGSDREAAMIVAESVASRVHESLAEPFVLNGTEFIASGSIGISLFPQDALDAETLMKNADAAMYQSKRQEPGGYVVFATSGDDPKKKLSLTTRLRRAVEYEDWVLHYQPVVNLADGSVEGVEALVRWHGPNGGIVPPGEFIPLAEELGLIEAIGDWVIDGMAAQQRAWADDGLDLTVGFNLSPRQLWSAHLAEKILKKLRAADVDPSKVVVEITESTAMADPDRTQKILAELRAWGLSLAIDDFGTGYSSLARLKHLPVQILKIDRSFIRDVHRDTGLASMVRAMIQLASGLGMVPLAEGIETAAELEFLKAHGCSMGQGFHFARPVPAEEIPALVTRKLGLAPADTPR, encoded by the coding sequence ATGGTGACCGAACGCGACCCGGCGTCGGCGCTCGATGCTGCCGGCGCCCGCTTCGCCGCGATGATCGAGCCCGGGTCGCTGCTGGAGGCGACGCCCGAATGTCTCGTCGTCGCGAGCACCGACGGCCGCATCGTGTTCGCGAACCAACGCGTCCAGGAGCTGACGGGATTCGGCCGCGACGAGCTGGTCGGCCGATCGGTGGAACTGCTCGTCGCGGCCGACCTGCTCGACCTCGGCACGGGCGACCGGGTCGAGGCCGTCTGCGGCACGAGCGAAGGCGGGACCGTGCCGGTGGAGGTGCACGTCGGGCGCATCGACGGTCCCGCGCCGCTGATGGTGGTGACGCTGCGCGACGCGACCGAGCTGCAGGCGGGGCGGGAGGCGAGGTTCGAGGCCGAGGCAAAATACCGTGCCCTCGTCGAGCAGATCCCCGCGGTCGTCTACCTCGACCCCGTCGACGAGAACGCCGACTCGATCTACGTGAGCCCGCAGGTCGTCACCCTGCTCGGCATCGACCCCGACGAATGGCTCACCGACCCCTACTGCTGGCGCAAGCACGTGCACCCCGAGGACCTCGATCGCGCGTGGGACGAGTACGAGCAGGCGTTCAAGGAGCACACGACCCTCAACCACGAGTACCGCATGGTGCACGAGGACGGCACGATCAAGTGGGTGCTCGAGCAGGCGTATCCGATCAAGGACGAGCAGGGTGAGCCGTGGCTGATCCAGGGCGTGATCTTCGACATCACGGCCCGTAAGGCCGCAGAGGACCAGGTGGCGTTCCTCGCGTACCACGACAAGCTCACGGGACTACCGAACCGGCTCCTGTTCGAGGAGATGCTCGAGAACGCGATCTCGCGTGCCCGGCGACACGATCTCGGCGTGGGCGTGATCTTCGTCGACCTCGACAACTTCAAGCTCGTGAACGACTCCCTCGGGCACGCCGCCGGCGATCAGCTCCTCGCACAGCTGGCGGAGCGGCTCCGCGTGTACACGCGTGAGACCGACCTCGTCGCGCGTCAGGGCGGCGACGAGTTCCTGCTGCTGCTGTCCGATCTCGATCGGACCCACGACACGGGATCGGACCGGGAGGCGGCGATGATCGTCGCCGAGTCGGTGGCCTCGCGTGTGCACGAGTCGCTGGCCGAGCCGTTCGTGCTGAACGGCACGGAGTTCATCGCGAGCGGATCGATCGGCATCTCGCTCTTCCCCCAGGACGCGCTCGATGCCGAGACGCTGATGAAGAACGCCGACGCGGCGATGTACCAGTCGAAGCGCCAAGAGCCCGGCGGCTACGTCGTGTTCGCGACGAGCGGCGACGACCCGAAGAAGAAGCTGTCGCTCACGACGCGACTGCGCCGGGCGGTCGAGTACGAGGACTGGGTGCTGCACTACCAACCCGTCGTGAACCTGGCCGACGGCTCGGTCGAGGGGGTCGAGGCGCTCGTGCGCTGGCATGGCCCGAACGGCGGCATCGTGCCGCCCGGCGAGTTCATCCCCCTGGCGGAGGAGCTCGGGCTGATCGAGGCGATCGGCGACTGGGTGATCGACGGGATGGCAGCGCAGCAGCGCGCCTGGGCCGACGACGGCCTCGATCTCACGGTGGGCTTCAACCTCTCGCCCCGTCAGCTGTGGTCGGCGCACCTCGCCGAGAAGATCCTGAAGAAGCTCCGCGCCGCCGACGTCGATCCGTCGAAGGTCGTCGTCGAGATCACCGAGTCCACCGCGATGGCCGACCCGGACCGGACCCAGAAGATCCTGGCCGAGCTGCGCGCGTGGGGCCTGTCGCTCGCGATCGACGACTTCGGCACCGGGTACTCGTCGCTCGCGCGCCTGAAGCACCTGCCGGTCCAGATCCTGAAGATCGACCGGTCGTTCATCCGCGACGTGCACCGCGACACCGGCCTCGCGAGCATGGTGCGGGCGATGATCCAGCTCGCGAGCGGGCTCGGCATGGTGCCGCTGGCCGAGGGCATCGAGACCGCAGCAGAACTGGAGTTCCTGAAGGCACACGGATGCTCGATGGGCCAGGGCTTCCATTTCGCTCGGCCGGTTCCCGCCGAGGAGATCCCCGCCCTCGTGACCCGCAAGCTCGGGCTGGCGCCGGCCGACACCCCGCGCTGA